A single window of Anomaloglossus baeobatrachus isolate aAnoBae1 chromosome 5, aAnoBae1.hap1, whole genome shotgun sequence DNA harbors:
- the LOC142311791 gene encoding interferon regulatory factor 8-like, whose protein sequence is MSEKGIPPLRLKEWLILQIDSGKYPGLQWENEEKTMFKIPWKHAAKHNYKEEEDAALFKAWAKHKGKFREGSKEDPSVWKTRLRCALNKSPDFKEVLDSGQDFGEPYKLYSIVSDPPPKTYEGSKEAIKKLREEPPRIEEPLRIPMIKMENEMMEGLLTTDGSSKLPKLKGFYSPIEGGSFPSPVIFKTQNIDHKVAEMSETAIIPSSSSSSDYWLHVRLYYQGKLVTEVTTQAAEGCRIVPLSLPEHEHNLGSLHHLEDIPLPPPQMLPDVLSPEMQIVVKKLLLHLDKGVLLWVAPDGVYIKRQCQVRVYWSGPLAPNTDQPNKLEREKTCKVLDTECFMNELHMFVKHTGPEPQYQIQLCFGEEYPGSTPSSKKLITAHVEPVFAREQLVNARRKLRRDPPAD, encoded by the exons ATGAGTGAAAAAGGAATCCCTCCTTTGAGGTTGAAGGAGTGGCTCATACTTCAGATAGATAGTGGCAAATATCCCGGTCTCCAGTGGGAAAATGAGGAGAAAACAATGTTCAAAATTCCATGGAAACACGCAGCCAAACATAACTACAAGGAAGAAGAAGATGCTGCCTTATTCAAG GCTTGGGCTAAGCATAAGGGAAAGTTTCGAGAAGGATCCAAGGAAGACCCTTCAGTTTGGAAGACAAGACTTCGGTGTGCCCTTAACAAAAGCCCAGACTTTAAGGAGGTCCTGGATAGCGGCCAAGACTTTGGTGAACCCTACAAACTCTATTCTATTGTCTCAGATCCTCCACCAAAAACCT ATGAGGGATCCAAGGAAGCTATCAAGAAACTGAGGGAAGAACCACCAAGAATAGAAGAACCACTAAGAATACCCATGATCAAA ATGGAGAATGAAATGATGGAAGGTCTACTCACCACAGATGGTTCCTCCAAACTTCCGAAGCTAAAAGGTTTTTACAGCCCAATTGAAGGAG GGAGTTTTCCATCACCAGTCATCTTTAAGACCCAAAACATAGATCATAAAGTAGCAGAAATGTCAGAAACAGCTATTATCCCATCATCATCTTCTTCATCAG ATTACTGGCTACATGTCCGTCTTTACTACCAGGGTAAGCTGGTGACTGAAGTCACCACACAGGCAGCCGAGGGGTGCCGCATTGTCCCCCTGTCGTTACCCGAACATGAACATAACTTGGGCTCGCTGCACCATTTGGAGGATATTCCGCTCCCACCACCCCAGATGTTGCCTGACGTTCTATCCCCAGAGATGCAGATCGTCGTCAAGAAGTTATTGCTGCACCTGGATAAAGGGGTGCTCCTGTGGGTGGCACCTGATGGGGTCTACATAAAGCGCCAATGCCAAGTGCGCGTCTACTGGAGTGGCCCCCTGGCTCCCAATACTGACCAGCCAAACAAGCTGGAGAGAGAGAAGACGTGCAAAGTATTGGACACGGAGTGCTTCATGAatg AGCTTCACATGTTCGTCAAGCACACAGGCCCTGAACCGCAGTACCAGATTCAGCTCTGCTTCGGGGAGGAATATCCAGGATCAACACCAAGCTCCAAAAAGTTAATAACAGCTCAT